One window from the genome of Pedobacter schmidteae encodes:
- a CDS encoding efflux RND transporter permease subunit yields MFKKFIERPVLSTVISIIIVILGVLGLITLPVSQYPEIAPPTVQVSASYQGANADVVMNSVVVPLEEQINGVEDMTYMTSSASNDGTATITINFKLGTNPDLAAVNVQNRVARASSLLPAEVTRAGVITAKRQASNVLIFGIYSDSASYDQKFLQNYANINLVPQIKRINGVGDATAFGLMDYTMRIWLKPDVMATYGLVPNDVSVALAEQNIEAAPGQFGEQGEQSFQYTLKYSGRLKNETEFSNIIIKTAGNGQILRLKDIARIELGAQSYASTVKFNGKPALGIAINQTAGSNAKDVIEGSLKVLEQASASFPKGVHYTSLVNVNDFLDASIEKVIHTLIEAFILVFLVVFIFLQDFRSTLIPAISVPVAIVGTFFFLSLFGFTINLLTLFALVLAIGIVVDDAIVVVEAVHAKLDHGYTSAKKATVDAMEDITGAIISITLVMAAVFIPVSFIQGSSGVFYKQFGLTLAIAIILSAINALTLSPALCALLLKPHPDDHGKPKNFMKRFYAAFNASFDAMTHRYKRSVSFLARKKWLAGLGLAIFSVALVWMMNTTPKGFVPNEDLGTIMSDISLPPATSQEQTAIVIKQIDSIAHTIPEIRNSLTVVGRSMISGSGSSYGMVIGKLAPWDERKRDVKAIIGELFAKTANIKGARIIFFAPPTIQGFGTSGGFEFQLQDKTGGDISKFNGIATEFLAALSKRPEIQYASTSFNPNFPQYQIDVNVAMVKQAGLSVSDVLSVLQGYYGGVYASNFNKYGKQYRVMYQADAPYRANQETLNNIYVRNSNGQMAPISNFITLKKVYGPQAISRFNLFTSISVTGSPNAGFSSGDALKAVQEEAAIHLPTGYGYEFSGLSREEMSSGSQTVFIFLLCVIFVYFLLCAQYESYILPLAVLISLPIGLAGVFIFDKIFKVDNNIYTQITLIMLVGLLAKNAILIVEFAVERRRKGMSIVSAAISGATARLRPILMTSFAFILGLLPLMLSTGVGAAGNTSIGTGAVGGMLIGTIFGIFVIPTLFIVFQSLQERVSNKSPFDEGYGPQKTFDFPEVDTREH; encoded by the coding sequence ATGTTTAAGAAATTTATAGAAAGACCTGTTTTATCAACGGTAATATCCATTATCATTGTTATTCTGGGCGTATTGGGTTTAATTACCCTACCTGTATCCCAATATCCCGAAATTGCGCCGCCAACGGTGCAGGTATCGGCATCCTATCAAGGGGCCAATGCCGATGTGGTGATGAATAGTGTTGTTGTTCCGCTCGAAGAACAGATCAACGGTGTAGAGGACATGACCTATATGACCTCATCAGCAAGTAATGATGGTACAGCCACCATTACCATTAACTTTAAATTGGGTACCAATCCCGATCTGGCTGCGGTAAATGTGCAGAACAGGGTGGCCAGGGCAAGCAGTTTACTGCCTGCCGAGGTAACACGAGCGGGGGTAATCACAGCAAAACGTCAGGCCAGTAACGTGCTTATTTTTGGCATCTATAGCGATAGCGCCTCTTACGATCAAAAGTTTTTGCAAAACTACGCCAACATTAACCTGGTTCCTCAAATAAAAAGGATTAACGGCGTAGGCGATGCCACTGCTTTTGGCTTAATGGATTACACTATGCGCATCTGGCTGAAGCCTGATGTAATGGCTACCTATGGACTGGTACCTAACGATGTAAGCGTAGCACTTGCCGAACAGAATATTGAAGCCGCACCTGGCCAGTTTGGAGAGCAGGGTGAACAGTCGTTCCAGTACACTTTAAAATATTCAGGCCGCTTAAAAAATGAGACCGAGTTTAGTAATATCATTATCAAAACAGCGGGCAACGGACAGATCCTACGTCTAAAGGATATTGCAAGGATTGAATTAGGAGCCCAAAGTTATGCCAGTACCGTAAAGTTTAATGGAAAACCTGCATTGGGTATCGCCATCAACCAGACAGCCGGTTCTAACGCAAAAGATGTTATTGAAGGTTCATTAAAAGTACTGGAGCAAGCTTCGGCTAGTTTTCCGAAGGGTGTACACTATACCTCATTGGTAAACGTTAACGATTTTCTGGATGCCTCGATCGAAAAAGTAATTCATACGCTAATAGAAGCTTTTATCCTGGTTTTCCTGGTTGTTTTTATTTTCTTACAGGATTTCCGTTCTACCCTGATCCCAGCTATCAGTGTGCCTGTGGCTATTGTAGGTACTTTCTTTTTCCTGAGTTTATTTGGTTTTACCATCAACTTACTTACTTTATTTGCGTTGGTGCTGGCCATTGGTATTGTTGTGGATGATGCCATTGTAGTGGTAGAGGCCGTCCACGCCAAGCTGGATCATGGCTATACATCTGCCAAAAAAGCTACAGTTGATGCGATGGAAGACATCACTGGTGCCATCATTTCCATCACGCTGGTGATGGCCGCAGTATTTATTCCGGTAAGTTTTATTCAGGGTTCATCAGGTGTGTTTTATAAACAATTCGGGTTAACGCTAGCCATCGCCATTATCCTTTCGGCAATTAACGCTTTAACCTTAAGTCCGGCACTTTGCGCCTTATTATTGAAGCCACATCCCGACGATCATGGCAAGCCTAAAAACTTCATGAAACGTTTTTATGCCGCCTTCAATGCTTCTTTTGATGCAATGACCCACAGGTACAAACGCTCGGTGAGCTTTTTGGCCCGCAAAAAATGGCTGGCGGGTTTAGGCCTGGCCATCTTTAGCGTGGCACTGGTTTGGATGATGAACACCACACCAAAGGGTTTTGTGCCCAATGAAGATTTGGGTACCATCATGTCTGACATTTCTTTGCCTCCTGCAACTTCGCAAGAGCAAACAGCCATTGTTATCAAACAGATTGATAGCATTGCACATACCATCCCTGAGATCAGAAATTCATTAACCGTGGTCGGTCGAAGCATGATTAGCGGTTCGGGCAGTTCATACGGTATGGTAATTGGAAAGCTTGCGCCTTGGGATGAACGTAAGCGTGACGTAAAAGCAATTATTGGCGAACTGTTTGCCAAAACAGCCAACATTAAAGGAGCACGGATTATATTTTTTGCACCTCCTACCATCCAGGGTTTTGGTACCAGTGGAGGTTTCGAATTTCAGTTGCAGGACAAAACCGGTGGCGATATCAGCAAATTTAATGGCATCGCAACTGAATTCCTTGCCGCACTAAGCAAAAGGCCCGAAATTCAATATGCCTCCACTTCGTTCAACCCAAATTTCCCTCAGTATCAAATTGATGTGAATGTAGCTATGGTTAAACAGGCCGGGTTGAGTGTAAGCGATGTATTAAGCGTTTTGCAGGGTTACTATGGCGGTGTTTATGCTTCTAACTTTAACAAATATGGCAAGCAATACCGCGTAATGTACCAGGCTGATGCACCTTACCGTGCAAACCAGGAGACACTGAACAACATTTATGTTAGAAATTCAAATGGCCAGATGGCCCCAATCAGTAATTTCATTACGCTGAAAAAAGTATACGGCCCGCAAGCCATATCCCGTTTCAACCTGTTCACTTCCATCTCTGTAACAGGAAGTCCAAATGCAGGCTTTAGTTCGGGCGATGCACTGAAGGCGGTACAGGAAGAGGCGGCAATTCACCTACCAACAGGTTACGGATATGAATTTTCGGGTCTCTCGCGTGAAGAGATGTCCAGCGGAAGCCAAACGGTATTCATTTTCCTACTCTGTGTAATTTTTGTATACTTCCTTTTATGTGCTCAATATGAGAGTTACATTTTGCCACTTGCGGTATTGATCTCCTTACCAATTGGTTTGGCCGGGGTATTTATTTTCGATAAGATCTTTAAGGTCGACAATAACATCTATACTCAGATCACCCTGATCATGCTTGTAGGCTTACTCGCCAAAAATGCGATTCTGATTGTGGAGTTTGCAGTAGAACGAAGAAGAAAAGGAATGAGCATTGTAAGCGCAGCCATCAGTGGCGCAACAGCTCGTTTGCGTCCTATTTTGATGACTTCATTTGCCTTTATCCTCGGCTTACTGCCTTTAATGTTGTCAACCGGTGTAGGTGCAGCGGGTAATACCTCTATTGGTACCGGCGCTGTAGGTGGGATGTTGATCGGAACTATATTCGGAATATTTGTGATTCCAACCTTATTTATTGTATTCCAGAGTCTGCAGGAAAGGGTAAGCAACAAATCGCCTTTTGATGAAGGTTATGGTCCACAGAAAACATTTGATTTCCCTGAAGTTGATACGCGCGAACACTAA
- a CDS encoding sensor histidine kinase KdpD, translating to MKLQFKLALYNTLTKIAIITMLGILILVSINHISINHIQQRLLQKKIRLITNLSNIEINDLLLQKTFTDYNLLREEYIILKEIKTVDHPVKQQFTQELRSIEGNQEEFQILTTDFNYEGKSYRLELGETMSTLAQLERTISMFTFGILIAAVILTLIIDLGFMQFLLAPFYQIIDQKLNKVNDPINFNYQPVKTTTDDFRILDQSISVLMNKIATLFLIEKEFIANVSHELLTPISVLNTRLENLLNDEHLSQEGENKLFACLKTLNRLKAIINSLLLISKVENNQYNKPDTISVRHTVEEVYEELEHRLLMMKLKIHINLPEDYNFTGNRSLFHTLLMNLVNNAIKYNIPSGSVSIYSEKKLTGYTLVVADTGRGMDPEIVEQAFIRFEKLQSEQEDSHGLGLAIVRSIASFHDIKINIDSKKGEGTLVRIIFPS from the coding sequence ATGAAATTGCAATTTAAACTTGCTTTATATAACACCCTGACAAAAATTGCCATCATTACCATGCTTGGCATTTTAATATTGGTTTCCATCAACCACATTTCCATCAACCACATCCAGCAACGCTTGTTGCAAAAAAAAATCAGGCTAATTACCAACCTGTCAAATATTGAAATAAATGATCTGTTGCTACAAAAGACGTTTACCGACTATAATTTGCTTCGTGAAGAATACATTATCCTGAAAGAAATAAAAACAGTAGATCACCCTGTGAAACAACAGTTTACTCAGGAATTGCGTAGCATAGAAGGAAATCAGGAAGAGTTTCAAATTCTGACCACCGATTTTAATTATGAAGGAAAAAGTTACCGTCTGGAACTAGGCGAAACCATGTCGACCCTGGCCCAGCTGGAGCGTACCATATCCATGTTTACCTTCGGAATATTAATTGCCGCCGTAATTTTAACACTGATTATCGATCTGGGTTTTATGCAATTCTTACTGGCTCCTTTTTATCAAATCATTGATCAGAAACTAAACAAAGTAAATGACCCCATCAATTTCAATTATCAACCTGTAAAAACTACCACCGACGATTTCCGGATACTCGATCAGAGTATCAGCGTACTGATGAATAAAATTGCCACTCTATTTTTGATCGAGAAGGAATTTATAGCTAACGTGTCGCATGAATTACTAACCCCAATATCCGTCTTGAATACAAGGTTGGAGAACCTGCTCAATGATGAACACCTAAGCCAGGAAGGCGAAAACAAATTATTTGCCTGTCTAAAAACCCTGAACCGACTAAAAGCGATTATCAATAGCCTGTTGTTGATTTCTAAAGTAGAGAACAATCAGTACAATAAACCTGACACCATCTCTGTAAGGCATACTGTAGAAGAGGTTTACGAAGAACTGGAGCATCGGTTGCTGATGATGAAGCTGAAAATACACATCAACCTGCCCGAAGATTATAACTTTACCGGAAACCGATCGCTTTTTCATACCTTACTTATGAATTTGGTAAACAATGCCATAAAATATAATATACCTTCGGGATCGGTCAGTATTTACAGTGAAAAAAAACTGACGGGCTACACGCTTGTTGTGGCTGATACCGGTCGGGGAATGGATCCGGAAATAGTCGAACAAGCATTTATTCGTTTCGAAAAGCTGCAATCAGAGCAAGAAGATAGTCATGGATTAGGGCTTGCGATAGTCAGAAGTATTGCTTCATTTCATGATATCAAAATCAATATCGATTCAAAAAAAGGCGAAGGAACACTGGTTCGCATCATTTTTCCTTCCTGA
- the rpsA gene encoding 30S ribosomal protein S1, whose protein sequence is MAKKQVAEKELEAKTAELQGADARLAEKETIESEADSVSIEQIKSSLATPDQDFDWDADDKAFGNYSDADRKKFEDMYTDTFNQINQGEIISGTVVSINNKDVVLNVGFKSDGLVSTSEFRDTPDLKVGDKVDVFVEAPEDANGQLILSRKRAKTQRSWESINEALDNDRIINGFVKSRTKGGLIVDIMGVEAFLPGSQIDIKPIRDYDVYVGKTMEFKVVKINHEFKNVVVSHKILIEDDLESQKVEIVSKLEKGQVLEGTVKNITDFGVFIDLGGVDGLLHITDISWGRIEHPKEVLSLDEKINVVVLDFDDEKKRIALGLKQLTPHPWESLDANLAVGSKVKGKIVTVADYGAFLEIIPGVEGLIHVSEMSWSQNLRSPQEFLKVGDEIEAEVLTLDRDDRKMSLGIKQLTQDPWQNVAERYPIGSKHTAVVKNMTNFGVFVEIEEGIDGLIHISDLSWSKKVNHPNEFTKVGDTLDVVVLELDVESRKLSLGHKQLEENPWDTFETIFTLDSIHQGTVVKVTDKGAVIALPYGVEGFVPTKHMAKEDGGTIKAEETNDFKIIEFNKDAKRIVVSHARIWEEAKAEAVAEERNAKKKEAKASSSAVKKVKDSVEKSTLGDLGVLAQLKQQMEGEENKAKKGE, encoded by the coding sequence ATGGCTAAAAAACAAGTAGCAGAAAAAGAACTAGAGGCTAAAACAGCCGAATTACAAGGCGCAGACGCTCGTCTGGCTGAGAAAGAAACCATTGAGTCAGAAGCTGATTCAGTGTCGATCGAACAGATCAAATCATCATTAGCAACTCCAGATCAAGATTTTGACTGGGATGCAGACGACAAAGCATTCGGAAATTACAGTGATGCAGACCGTAAAAAGTTTGAAGATATGTATACCGATACTTTCAATCAAATCAACCAAGGTGAAATCATCAGCGGTACAGTTGTTTCAATCAACAACAAAGATGTGGTATTAAACGTAGGATTTAAATCAGACGGTTTGGTATCTACTTCTGAATTCCGTGATACACCTGATTTGAAAGTTGGCGACAAAGTTGACGTTTTCGTGGAAGCCCCTGAAGATGCTAACGGCCAATTAATTTTATCTCGTAAAAGAGCTAAAACCCAAAGATCATGGGAGTCGATTAATGAGGCTCTTGACAATGACAGAATCATCAACGGATTTGTTAAAAGCCGTACTAAAGGTGGTCTTATCGTTGACATCATGGGTGTTGAAGCTTTCTTACCTGGTTCTCAAATTGACATCAAACCTATCCGCGATTACGATGTATACGTGGGTAAAACAATGGAATTCAAAGTTGTTAAGATCAACCACGAGTTTAAAAACGTAGTTGTATCTCATAAAATCTTAATCGAGGATGACTTAGAAAGCCAAAAAGTTGAAATCGTATCTAAACTTGAAAAAGGTCAGGTATTGGAAGGTACTGTTAAAAACATCACAGACTTCGGTGTGTTCATCGATTTAGGTGGTGTTGACGGCTTACTTCACATTACTGACATCTCTTGGGGCCGCATAGAGCATCCAAAAGAAGTATTGAGTTTAGACGAGAAAATCAACGTTGTAGTGCTTGACTTTGATGACGAGAAAAAACGTATTGCTTTAGGTTTAAAACAATTGACTCCTCACCCTTGGGAATCTTTAGATGCTAACTTAGCTGTTGGTTCTAAAGTTAAAGGTAAAATTGTTACTGTTGCTGATTACGGTGCTTTCTTGGAAATCATCCCAGGTGTTGAAGGTCTAATCCACGTTTCAGAAATGTCGTGGTCACAAAACCTGCGCAGCCCTCAGGAATTCCTGAAAGTTGGCGATGAAATCGAAGCTGAAGTTTTAACTTTAGACAGAGATGATCGCAAAATGAGCTTAGGTATCAAACAATTAACTCAAGATCCTTGGCAAAATGTTGCTGAAAGATATCCTATCGGAAGCAAACATACTGCTGTAGTTAAAAACATGACTAACTTCGGTGTATTCGTAGAAATCGAAGAAGGTATCGATGGTTTAATCCATATCTCTGATCTTTCATGGTCTAAAAAAGTTAACCACCCTAACGAATTCACTAAAGTTGGTGATACATTAGACGTAGTTGTTTTAGAATTAGACGTTGAAAGCCGCAAATTAAGCTTAGGTCACAAACAATTAGAGGAAAACCCTTGGGATACTTTCGAAACGATCTTCACGTTAGATTCAATCCACCAGGGAACTGTTGTTAAAGTAACTGATAAAGGTGCTGTTATTGCTTTACCTTATGGTGTTGAAGGTTTCGTACCAACTAAACACATGGCTAAAGAAGACGGTGGTACCATCAAAGCTGAAGAAACCAATGACTTCAAAATCATTGAGTTTAACAAAGATGCAAAACGTATCGTTGTTTCTCATGCCCGTATCTGGGAAGAGGCTAAAGCTGAAGCTGTTGCAGAAGAGCGTAATGCTAAGAAAAAAGAAGCTAAAGCTTCTAGCAGTGCAGTGAAAAAAGTTAAAGATTCAGTTGAAAAATCTACATTAGGTGATTTAGGTGTGCTTGCACAATTAAAACAACAAATGGAAGGTGAAGAAAACAAAGCCAAAAAAGGCGAGTAA
- a CDS encoding GlxA family transcriptional regulator: protein MTQVALLLTNKYRLLSVAAILDVFDTVNSHYIANGEEPLFKLSVIYAENSTNEIPVFNTHKPQPLKSAGTPELVLIPAFGTSDLKTAIQENLEFLPWLHQQHEAGVELASFCTGAFLLGASGLLNGKSATTHIHASTSFANSYPDVFLRANEIVTYDHGIYTSGGATSTFHLLLRLIHNYGSREIAIRMAKVFAIDMNRGQQSYFGTFIPDRDHGDELVAKTQLCIESMYDKAATVDDILQQIPASRRNIERRFKLATGNTMIEYLQKTRIEVAKKLLEQTNQSILEVMLNSGYNDLKAFRQLFKKSSGMTPKDYRDKFKARVA from the coding sequence ATGACACAGGTTGCGTTATTGTTGACCAATAAGTACCGTTTGCTAAGCGTAGCAGCTATATTAGATGTATTTGACACTGTAAATAGCCATTATATAGCCAATGGCGAAGAACCATTGTTTAAATTGAGCGTAATTTATGCCGAAAATAGCACTAACGAAATACCTGTATTTAATACACACAAACCTCAGCCCCTGAAATCGGCAGGTACTCCCGAATTGGTATTGATTCCCGCTTTCGGCACCTCAGATTTGAAAACTGCTATTCAGGAGAACCTTGAGTTTTTACCCTGGCTACACCAACAACATGAAGCGGGTGTTGAACTGGCTAGTTTTTGTACCGGCGCATTTTTGCTTGGTGCCAGCGGTCTGCTAAATGGAAAAAGTGCAACTACCCACATCCATGCCAGCACCTCGTTTGCCAATAGCTATCCCGATGTTTTTTTAAGGGCAAACGAAATCGTAACCTACGATCATGGGATATACACCAGCGGCGGAGCTACCAGTACCTTTCACTTGTTGCTGAGATTAATTCATAATTATGGCAGCAGGGAAATTGCCATAAGAATGGCAAAAGTGTTTGCTATAGATATGAACCGTGGTCAGCAGAGTTATTTTGGCACCTTTATTCCGGACCGGGATCATGGAGATGAGCTGGTGGCCAAAACACAGTTATGCATCGAAAGCATGTATGATAAGGCAGCTACTGTTGACGATATCCTGCAACAGATACCTGCCAGCAGACGAAATATTGAACGCAGATTTAAACTGGCTACCGGAAATACAATGATAGAATACCTCCAGAAAACGAGGATAGAGGTTGCCAAAAAATTACTGGAACAAACCAACCAAAGTATTCTCGAGGTGATGTTGAATTCCGGCTATAACGACCTTAAAGCTTTCCGGCAGCTTTTTAAGAAAAGTTCGGGCATGACCCCAAAAGATTACCGCGATAAGTTTAAAGCCCGGGTTGCCTAA
- a CDS encoding efflux transporter outer membrane subunit — protein sequence MNTRYHKYYFIIGFSILSLTACVTKKYERPALNSNDLYRDHATADSTTIADLPWKTLFADPGLQLLIEQGINGNLDLKQAIERIKVAQATLMQSRAALLPSLTADLSAADNKQSVASLNFPPGININTETQLYKAQLSTSWEADIWGKLSSAKRSAYASLLQTDAAKRAVQTQLIANIANAYYNLLALDQQLSITEQTIKIRQTDVETMKSLKEGAVVNGAAVVQSEANLYAAQVTIPDLKRSIRETENALSTLLGKGAGKIDRSTLDQQVAYSNLQTGVSAQLLQNRPDVQAAEFAFRSAFENKNVAKASFYPAVTLTASGGLSSLSLKNFFDHSIFYNLIGGITQPIFNKGQNKARLKTAEAQQQIAFYSFQQTLLTSGQEVSNALYAYQTAEEKENTRAKQIASLTKAVDFTKELLRYSSATNYTDVLTSEQSLLAAKLSSINDRLQKLQAVVNLYRALGGGWKQ from the coding sequence ATGAACACCAGATATCATAAATATTATTTCATCATCGGTTTTTCTATACTGAGCTTAACGGCCTGCGTCACCAAAAAATATGAGCGTCCGGCATTGAACAGTAATGATTTATACCGTGATCACGCCACGGCAGACAGCACTACAATTGCTGACCTGCCATGGAAAACTCTTTTTGCCGACCCAGGTCTGCAATTACTGATTGAGCAGGGAATCAATGGAAATCTGGACCTGAAACAGGCCATTGAAAGAATTAAAGTTGCCCAGGCTACCCTGATGCAAAGCAGAGCAGCTTTGTTGCCAAGTTTAACGGCAGATTTGTCTGCAGCCGACAACAAACAGTCGGTTGCTTCGTTAAATTTCCCTCCGGGCATTAACATCAATACCGAAACGCAGCTTTATAAAGCGCAGTTAAGCACCAGTTGGGAAGCCGATATATGGGGCAAGCTAAGCAGCGCAAAACGATCGGCTTATGCTTCATTACTGCAAACTGATGCAGCAAAGAGAGCTGTGCAAACGCAACTCATTGCCAATATTGCCAACGCTTATTATAACTTATTAGCCCTTGACCAACAATTGTCGATTACCGAGCAAACGATTAAAATAAGGCAGACAGATGTGGAAACCATGAAGTCACTAAAAGAAGGTGCCGTGGTAAATGGTGCGGCTGTGGTACAAAGTGAAGCCAATTTATATGCCGCCCAGGTTACAATTCCTGATTTGAAGAGAAGCATACGGGAAACTGAAAATGCCTTGAGTACACTTTTAGGTAAAGGTGCAGGAAAGATAGACCGCTCGACACTTGATCAACAGGTAGCCTACAGCAACCTGCAAACAGGAGTATCAGCACAATTATTACAAAACAGACCTGATGTGCAGGCAGCGGAATTTGCCTTCAGATCGGCCTTTGAAAATAAAAATGTAGCAAAGGCGTCCTTCTACCCTGCTGTAACACTAACAGCAAGTGGCGGTTTGTCAAGCTTAAGCCTTAAAAACTTCTTTGACCACTCCATATTCTATAACTTAATAGGAGGCATTACCCAGCCTATTTTTAATAAAGGACAAAACAAGGCCCGCTTAAAAACTGCCGAAGCGCAACAACAAATTGCATTTTACAGCTTCCAGCAAACCTTGTTGACCAGTGGACAAGAGGTATCGAATGCATTATACGCTTATCAAACTGCAGAGGAAAAAGAAAATACCAGGGCAAAACAGATTGCTTCGCTGACAAAAGCAGTAGATTTTACTAAAGAACTGCTGCGTTACAGCTCGGCTACGAATTATACAGATGTACTAACCTCCGAGCAAAGTTTGCTTGCTGCAAAGCTAAGTAGCATCAACGATAGGTTACAAAAGCTACAAGCAGTAGTAAACCTGTACCGGGCGCTTGGTGGCGGCTGGAAACAATAA
- a CDS encoding response regulator transcription factor has protein sequence MNILIVEDEKTLGLEMADFLGKEGYTIEHAWKKSSAEEKIFVNTYDFILLDLSLPGGDGFELLHQLKKMPGREDAVIILTARGDVDDRIKGLEAGADDYLAKPFSLTELLARMHAIIRRKHKLILNEVNIHGFVLDIKNHKLSFGDQRIALTNKEFEIFNYLVLNKNRVISRVNLTEHVWGDILEVNSDSNFVDVHVKNLRKKLTAQAPIDWFETVRSIGYRINI, from the coding sequence ATGAATATCCTGATTGTTGAAGATGAAAAAACACTGGGTCTGGAAATGGCCGATTTTTTAGGCAAAGAAGGCTATACAATTGAGCATGCCTGGAAAAAGTCCTCTGCTGAAGAAAAAATATTCGTAAACACTTACGATTTTATTCTTTTGGACCTTAGTTTGCCCGGTGGCGATGGTTTTGAATTGCTCCATCAGTTAAAGAAAATGCCTGGACGCGAGGATGCTGTAATTATATTGACCGCCCGTGGCGATGTGGATGACCGGATTAAAGGTCTGGAAGCCGGAGCAGATGACTATCTGGCAAAACCATTTTCCTTAACAGAACTACTGGCCCGAATGCACGCCATCATTCGCCGTAAACACAAACTGATCCTTAATGAAGTAAATATTCATGGTTTTGTGCTCGACATCAAAAACCACAAATTGAGCTTTGGCGACCAACGCATAGCGCTTACCAACAAAGAATTCGAAATTTTTAATTACCTGGTGCTAAATAAAAACAGAGTCATATCAAGGGTAAATTTGACCGAACATGTTTGGGGTGATATACTGGAGGTAAACTCGGACTCGAATTTTGTTGATGTACATGTAAAAAACCTGCGTAAAAAGCTAACAGCCCAGGCCCCTATCGACTGGTTTGAAACCGTAAGAAGCATCGGTTACCGCATTAATATTTAA